In Catharus ustulatus isolate bCatUst1 chromosome 27, bCatUst1.pri.v2, whole genome shotgun sequence, the following are encoded in one genomic region:
- the SLC25A37 gene encoding mitoferrin-1, translating into MELSCAMGGSTAAPPGPGPPAAAGPGLMEGEDYESLPSGVALGTHMVAGAVAGILEHTVMYPVDSVKTRMQSLQPDPKAQYRGVYEALKKMVLTEGLWRPLRGINVTMMGAGPAHALYFACYEKMKKSLSEIFQSGGNSHLANGIAGSVATLLHDAVMNPAEVVKQRLQMFNSPYTSVLSCVRTVRRTEGLAAFYRSYTTQLTMNVPFQAIHFITYELLQEHLNPRRRYNPGSHIVAGAVAGAVAAAATTPLDVCKTLLNTQENTALSSLNIRGHLSGMANAISTVYQLGGIPGFFKGVQARVIYQMPSTAIAWSVYEFFKYFLTKQALEKKPSA; encoded by the exons atggagctgagctgtgccatggggGGCAGCACCGCCGCCCCCCCGggccccggcccgcccgccgccgccgggcccggGCTGATGGAGGGCGAGGACTACGAGAGCCTGCCCAGCGGCGTCGCGCTCGGCACGCACATGGTGGCCGGGGCCGTGGCGGGGATCCTGGAGCACACGGTCATGTACCCCGTGGACTCGGTCAAG ACACGGATGCAGAGCCTGCAGCCGGACCCCAAAGCCCAGTACAGGGGTGTGTACGAAGCTCTCAAGAAGATGGTGCTGACTGAGGGGCTCTGGAGGCCTCTACGTGGCATTAATGTCACCATGATGggggctggccctgcccacGCCTTGTACTTTGCCTGCTACgagaaaatgaaaaagtctCTCAGTGAGATTTTCCAGTCAGGAGGAAACAGCCACTTGGCCAATG GCATCGCTGGGAGTGTGGCCACGCTGCTCCACGACGCCGTGATGAATCCTGCTGAAG TGGTGAAGCAGCGCCTGCAGATGTTCAACTCTCCCTACACGTCGGTGCTGAGCTGCGTGCGGACGGTGCGCAGGACTGAGGGCTTGGCGGCTTTTTACCGCAGCTACACCACTCAGCTCACCATGAACGTGCCCTTCCAGGCCATCCACTTCATCACCTAcgagctcctgcaggagcacctCAACCCCCGGCGCCGCTACAACCCCGGCTCGCACATCGTGGCCGGAGCCGTGGCCGGAGCCGTGGCCGCCGCGGCCACCACGCCGCTGGACGTGTGCAAGACGCTGCTGAACACGCAGGAGAACACGGCCCTGAGCTCCCTCAACATCAGGGGTCACCTGTCAGGCATGGCCAATGCCATCAGCACCGTCTATCAGCTGGGAGGCATTCCTGGCTTCTTCAAGGGGGTCCAAGCTCGGGTCATTTATCAGATGCCGTCCACGGCCATCGCCTGGTCTGTGTATGAGTTCTTCAAGTACTTCCTGACCAAGCAGGCGCTGGAGAAAAAGCCATCGGCGTGA